In Tessaracoccus flavus, the following are encoded in one genomic region:
- a CDS encoding MFS transporter yields MAKLIEVAPVHDTGKGAGRVATMSTIAFTLMFAVWLMFGILGVPIQQELGLTDVELSWISALAVLNGSMWRLPAGILADRIGGRRVTLFLVFSTAVAAYFVSRADSYASLLILAFLVGFAGNLFSVGTTWNAAWFSRDRQGLALGVFGAGNVGASVTKFIGPPLIAGTAGATYAFGVEGGWRLVPVIYAALLIVVGVATWLIVPRQDRAPGSAKPIREMLVPLKHVRVWRFSLYYVAVFGAYVALSAWLPKYYVDNFDVGLGTAGLLTATFIFPASLLRPVGGALADRYGARRVMYWTFGLMLATSGILMMPNGYIVITHADGSETQHLAYQLSVWAFAALVFLLGCAMGLGKAAVFKHIPEYFPDNVGSVGGLVGTLGGLGGFILPPLFAYTKVWSGFPTSTFFVIFLLTVVCAVWMHLTIVKMLHDNSPELAGTIELPLEEARA; encoded by the coding sequence ATGGCCAAGCTGATCGAGGTGGCCCCCGTCCACGACACGGGCAAGGGGGCCGGTCGCGTCGCGACCATGTCCACCATCGCGTTCACCCTCATGTTCGCGGTGTGGTTGATGTTCGGCATCCTGGGCGTCCCGATCCAGCAGGAGTTGGGGCTGACGGACGTTGAACTGTCGTGGATCTCCGCGCTGGCGGTGTTGAACGGCTCGATGTGGCGACTGCCGGCAGGGATCCTCGCCGACCGCATTGGCGGTCGGCGGGTGACGCTGTTCCTGGTGTTCTCCACCGCAGTGGCCGCCTACTTCGTGTCGAGGGCCGACAGCTACGCGTCGCTGCTGATCCTCGCGTTCCTGGTCGGCTTCGCCGGCAACCTGTTCTCGGTGGGCACCACCTGGAACGCCGCGTGGTTCTCCCGGGATCGGCAGGGCCTAGCGCTCGGCGTGTTCGGTGCGGGCAACGTCGGGGCGTCGGTCACCAAGTTCATCGGCCCCCCGCTCATCGCCGGCACCGCCGGCGCAACCTACGCGTTCGGCGTCGAGGGCGGCTGGCGGCTGGTACCGGTCATCTACGCGGCGCTCCTCATCGTCGTCGGTGTGGCCACCTGGCTGATCGTGCCGCGGCAGGATCGCGCGCCGGGCAGCGCGAAGCCCATCCGCGAGATGCTGGTGCCCCTCAAGCACGTGCGCGTGTGGCGCTTCAGCCTCTACTACGTGGCGGTCTTCGGCGCCTACGTCGCGCTGTCGGCCTGGCTGCCGAAGTACTACGTCGACAACTTCGACGTCGGCCTCGGCACCGCGGGCCTGCTCACGGCGACCTTCATCTTCCCCGCCTCGCTCCTGCGGCCCGTGGGCGGCGCGCTCGCTGACCGCTACGGGGCCCGCCGGGTCATGTACTGGACCTTCGGCCTGATGCTGGCCACCTCCGGCATCCTCATGATGCCCAACGGCTACATCGTCATCACCCACGCCGACGGCTCCGAGACCCAGCATCTGGCCTACCAGCTGAGCGTCTGGGCGTTCGCCGCGCTGGTGTTCCTCCTCGGCTGCGCCATGGGCCTCGGGAAGGCCGCGGTCTTCAAGCACATTCCCGAATACTTCCCCGACAACGTCGGATCCGTGGGCGGCCTCGTCGGCACCCTCGGCGGGCTGGGCGGCTTCATCCTGCCGCCGCTGTTCGCCTACACGAAGGTCTGGTCCGGGTTCCCGACCTCGACCTTCTTCGTGATCTTCCTCCTCACCGTCGTCTGCGCGGTGTGGATGCACCTCACCATCGTCAAGATGCTGCACGACAACTCGCCCGAGCTTGCCGGCACCATTGAACTGCCCCTCGAGGAGGCCCGCGCATGA
- a CDS encoding MFS transporter, producing the protein MSTKLETKGDWLQSWDPEDPEKWDQKLAWNTLTVTTFTLTLAFVAWFLPSAIVPKLNALGFTFTKAQLYWMAAMPGLSGGLLRLVWMVLPPKIGTRKMVTLTTLLLILPVLGWGFEVTNPDVPYWRLMGLAILSGIGGGAFSGFMPSTSYFFPKRLQGTALGLQAGIGNFGVSLVQLLTPWLISFGMFGFLGSQTMTTAGASDVVVWYQNSALVYLPFIVAGAIWAYIVLRSVPVKANIKQQFDIFSNQDTWWMTILYIMTFGTFSGLSAQFGLLMLNLYGSGNSAIVEGAGSTATILIEGYTLPDPVKFVFLGPLVGAGARVVFSPLTDKMGGAIWTLISGIGVLASILFTIPALTPDLSSAEALQGDFNQFLWGMLAIFLFSGIGNASTFKQMPMIFEKRQAGGVIGWTAAIAAFGPFLFGVGLTIMSPTLFYIIGAVWAVGCIAITWFRYARPGAPKPS; encoded by the coding sequence ATGAGCACCAAGCTGGAGACCAAGGGCGACTGGCTGCAGTCGTGGGATCCCGAGGATCCCGAGAAGTGGGACCAGAAGCTGGCGTGGAACACGCTGACCGTCACGACGTTCACGCTCACGCTGGCGTTCGTCGCCTGGTTCCTGCCCAGCGCCATCGTGCCGAAGCTCAACGCGTTGGGGTTCACGTTCACCAAGGCGCAGCTCTACTGGATGGCGGCCATGCCGGGCCTCTCCGGTGGGCTCCTTCGTCTGGTGTGGATGGTCCTCCCACCGAAGATCGGCACGCGGAAGATGGTGACGCTCACCACGTTGCTCCTCATCCTGCCCGTCCTCGGGTGGGGGTTCGAGGTCACCAACCCCGACGTGCCGTACTGGCGCCTCATGGGGCTGGCGATCCTGTCCGGCATCGGCGGCGGCGCCTTCTCCGGCTTCATGCCCTCGACGTCGTACTTCTTCCCCAAGCGCCTGCAGGGCACCGCGCTCGGCCTGCAGGCGGGCATCGGCAACTTCGGCGTCTCGCTGGTGCAGTTGCTCACCCCCTGGCTGATCAGCTTCGGCATGTTCGGCTTCCTCGGCTCCCAGACCATGACGACGGCCGGTGCCTCGGACGTCGTCGTGTGGTACCAGAACTCGGCTCTGGTGTACCTGCCGTTCATCGTCGCGGGCGCCATCTGGGCCTACATCGTGCTGCGCTCGGTGCCGGTCAAGGCCAACATCAAGCAGCAGTTCGACATCTTCAGCAACCAGGACACCTGGTGGATGACGATTCTCTACATCATGACGTTCGGCACGTTCTCCGGCCTCTCCGCCCAGTTCGGCCTCCTGATGCTCAACCTGTACGGCTCCGGCAACTCGGCGATCGTCGAGGGGGCTGGCTCCACCGCCACCATCCTCATCGAGGGCTACACGCTGCCCGATCCCGTCAAGTTCGTCTTCCTCGGCCCGCTCGTGGGCGCAGGCGCGCGCGTGGTCTTCTCGCCGCTGACCGACAAGATGGGCGGCGCCATCTGGACGCTCATCTCCGGGATCGGGGTCCTCGCGTCGATCCTGTTCACCATCCCGGCGCTGACGCCGGACCTGTCCAGCGCCGAGGCGCTGCAGGGCGACTTCAACCAGTTCCTCTGGGGCATGCTGGCGATCTTCCTGTTCTCCGGCATCGGCAACGCGTCGACGTTCAAGCAGATGCCGATGATCTTCGAGAAGCGTCAAGCGGGCGGGGTCATCGGGTGGACCGCAGCCATCGCCGCGTTCGGGCCGTTCCTGTTCGGCGTGGGGCTCACCATCATGAGCCCGACGCTGTTCTACATCATCGGTGCGGTGTGGGCCGTTGGCTGCATCGCCATCACCTGGTTCCGCTACGCGCGCCCCGGCGCCCCGAAGCCGAGCTGA
- the narJ gene encoding nitrate reductase molybdenum cofactor assembly chaperone — MSNDTQICFQAAGLLLSYPDEQLLSTLDLVEDAVAATPSAPLFAPVLAHLRAKPLRELQEFHVQEFDLSRRHALHLTYWTDGDTRRRGEVLAAIKQTYRESGLLVNLDGELPDYLPMVLEFAARGDQERGLGLLNSYRASLELLRLGLRKDKLPHEGVVEAVCRCLPGPMARDRADVQTLYGAMFVDAPPIEQVGLETYQIQTGRPA; from the coding sequence GTGAGCAACGACACCCAGATCTGCTTCCAGGCTGCCGGCCTGCTGCTCAGCTATCCCGACGAGCAGCTTCTGTCGACCCTGGATCTGGTGGAGGACGCGGTGGCGGCGACGCCGTCGGCCCCGCTGTTCGCCCCGGTGCTCGCCCATCTGCGTGCGAAGCCGCTGCGCGAGCTGCAGGAGTTTCACGTGCAGGAGTTCGACCTCTCGCGGCGCCACGCGCTGCACCTGACCTACTGGACCGACGGCGACACGCGCCGGCGCGGCGAAGTGCTGGCCGCCATCAAGCAGACCTACCGTGAGTCGGGTCTGCTCGTGAACCTCGACGGCGAGCTGCCCGACTACCTACCGATGGTGCTGGAGTTCGCTGCCCGCGGTGACCAGGAGCGGGGGCTCGGCCTGCTGAACAGCTACCGCGCCAGCCTCGAGCTCCTCCGGCTCGGACTCCGCAAGGACAAGCTCCCCCACGAGGGCGTTGTCGAGGCGGTCTGTCGCTGCCTGCCCGGACCCATGGCCCGGGACCGTGCGGACGTGCAGACCTTGTACGGCGCCATGTTCGTGGACGCCCCGCCGATCGAGCAGGTCGGCCTTGAGACCTATCAGATCCAGACAGGCAGGCCAGCATGA
- the narI gene encoding respiratory nitrate reductase subunit gamma, translating to MNFLLWGILPYLTVIILVGGLVWRYKYDQFGWTTRSSQLYESKLLKIASPLFHFALLAVLIGHIVGLLIPKAFTDRIGLSQEMYHAGALYGGGLAGLALIAGLAMLIWRRRRTGKVFAATTANDKFMYLVLGAVILAGLIATFTGETTPSGEHHNYRETVSIWFRSLFVLQPNVEAMAAATWQFKVHVLIGFALFAITPFTRLVHAFTAPLHYLFRPYIVYRSRDLQPTRSTSGQRRGWDPIGTSDRERGRR from the coding sequence ATGAACTTCCTCCTGTGGGGAATCCTTCCCTACCTCACCGTCATCATCCTCGTCGGCGGCCTCGTGTGGCGCTACAAGTACGACCAGTTCGGGTGGACGACGCGCAGCTCCCAGCTCTACGAGTCGAAGCTGCTGAAGATCGCCTCCCCGCTGTTCCACTTCGCGCTGCTGGCCGTGCTCATCGGCCACATCGTCGGCCTGCTCATCCCGAAGGCGTTCACCGACAGGATCGGTCTGAGCCAGGAGATGTACCACGCCGGCGCCCTCTACGGCGGTGGCTTGGCGGGGTTGGCCCTGATCGCCGGCCTGGCGATGCTGATCTGGCGACGTCGCCGCACCGGCAAGGTGTTCGCCGCCACGACCGCCAACGACAAGTTCATGTACCTCGTCCTGGGCGCGGTCATCCTCGCCGGGCTGATCGCGACGTTCACAGGCGAGACGACACCGAGCGGCGAGCACCACAACTACCGCGAGACGGTCTCGATCTGGTTCCGTTCCCTGTTCGTGCTGCAGCCCAACGTCGAGGCCATGGCCGCCGCGACCTGGCAGTTCAAGGTGCACGTCCTCATCGGCTTCGCGCTGTTCGCCATCACGCCCTTCACCAGGTTGGTGCACGCGTTCACTGCGCCCCTGCATTATCTGTTCCGCCCCTACATCGTGTACCGCTCCCGTGACCTGCAGCCGACCCGCTCCACCAGCGGTCAGCGGCGCGGCTGGGATCCCATCGGCACCTCCGACCGCGAAAGGGGCCGTCGCTAG